A genomic segment from Odontesthes bonariensis isolate fOdoBon6 chromosome 8, fOdoBon6.hap1, whole genome shotgun sequence encodes:
- the LOC142385388 gene encoding protein NLRC3-like isoform X3: protein MDQCEDTKTTLCGEHESQSKAQRNQPEPEPEPEPEPEPEPEPEPEPELEHEPEPEPEPEPEPEPEPEPEPSCVSFKSDLSKEFFINFQPDVPSAQQIHQRPGPGPGPGPGPGPSCVSMTSDRSMYRPIEFKSDQHPSPQRVDQQSSEGPSGPSAQQHQTQLDSIFMLLEDNMLTFVKEELKKIQKVLSPDYPECLESQREGEDEEQRSSREALVKITVHFLRRMKQEELADRLQSKLCGRKLKSALKKKFQCVFEGIPKVGKPTLLNQIYTELYITEGGTGEVNDEHEVRQIETASRKAGRAETSIRQEDIFKVPPGRDEPVRTVMTKGVAGIGKTVLTQKFTLDWAEGKANQDIQFMFPFTFRELNVLRERKFSLVELVHHFFTETREAGICSFEQFQVVFIFDGLDECRLPLDFHSKEPLTDATEPTSVDVLLTNLIRGNLLPSARLWITTRPAAANQIPSGCVGMVTEVRGFTDPQKEEYFRKRCRDEDQASRIISHIQTSRSLHIMCHIPVFCWITATVLEDVLETRERRKLPKTLTEMYIHLLVVQAKVKKLKYDGGAETDPHWSPESRKMIESLGKLAFEQLQKGNLIFYESDLTECGIDISAASVYSGVFTQIFKEERGLYQEKVFCFIHLSVQEFLAALHVHLTFINSGVNLMVEQQTTSVWSNIFNKPNLKHLHQISVDRALQSPNGHLDLFLRFLLGLSLQTNQRLLRGLQTQTGSSSQTNQETVDYIKKKISENLSAERSINLFHCLNELNDRSLVEEIQQALSSGRLSTDNLSPAQWSALVFILLSSGKPLDEFDLKKYSASEEALLRLLPVVKVSNKALLSGCNLSERSCAALSSALSSQSSSLTELDLSNNNLQDSGVKQLSDGLKSPNCNLEALRLSVCNLSEGSCAALSSALSSQSSRLTELDLSNNDLQDSGVKQLSDGLKSLNCNLEALSLSGCLITEEGCASLAEAVTSNPSHLRELDLSYNHPGDSGGKLLRAALKDPHKLRVEPAGERWLTPGLRKYSCQLTIDTNTVNRKLKLSYYNTKKTSWWNLDCLCGVPPGPRVQPGRNQRMDSFFSITLRQDAPDVLYF, encoded by the exons atggatcagtgtgaggacactaaaaccactctgtgtggggaacatgagagccagagcaaagctcagag gaaccagcctgaaccagaaccagaaccagaacctgaaccagaaccagaacctgaacctgaacctgaaccagaacttGAAcatgaaccagaacctgaaccagaacctgaaccagaacctgaaccagaacctgaaccagaacccagctgtgtgtcctttaagagcgacCTGTCAAAAGAATTCTTCATTAATTTCCAGCCTGATGTTCCATCAGCCCAACA gatccatcagagacccggacctggacctggacctggacctggacctggacccagctgtgtgtccatgaCGAGCGACCGGTCGATGTATCGTCCTATTGAATTCAAATCAGACCAACATCCAtcccctcagag agtggaccagcagagctcagagggtcccagtggtccgtctgcccagcagcatcaaacacagctggactccatatttatg ctgctggaggacaacatgctcacttttgtgaaggaggagctgaagaagatacagaaggttctgagtccagattacccagaatgcttagagagtcagagggagggtgaggatgaagagcagaggagcagcagagaggcgttagtgaagatcacagttcacttcctgaggagaatgaagcaggaggagctggctgaccgtctgcagagca aactTTGTGGACGTAAACTTAAAtctgctctgaagaagaagttccagtgtgtgtttgaggggattcctaaagtaggaaagccaacccttctgaatcagatctacacagagctctacatcacagagggagggaccggagaggtcaatgatgaacatgaggtcagacagattgaaacagcatccaggaaagcaggcagagcagaaacatccatcagacaagaagacatctttaaagtcccacctggaagagatgaaccagtcagaacagtgatgacaaagggagtggctggcattgggaaaacagtcttaacacagaagttcactctggactgggctgaaggcaaagccaaccaggacatccagtTCATGTTTCCgttcactttcagagagctgaatgtgctgagagagagaaagttcagcttggtggaacttgttcatcacttctttactgaaaccagagaagcaggaatctgcagctttgaacagttccaggttgtgttcatctttgacggtctggatgagtgtcgacttcctctggacttccacagcaaggagcccctgactgatgctacagagcccacctcagtggatgtgctgctgacaaacctcatcagggggaacctgcttccctctgctcgcctctggataaccacacgacctgcagcagccaatcagatcccttctggctgtgttggcatggtgacagaggtcagagggttcactgacccacagaaggaggagtacttcaggaagagatgcagagatgaggatcaggccagcaggatcatctcccacatccagacatcacgaagcctccacatcatgtgccacatcccggtcttctgctggatcactgctacagttctggaggatgtgttggaaaccAGAGAGAGAAGAAAACTTCCCAAgaccctgactgagatgtacatccacctcctggtggttcaggccaaagtgaagaagctcaagtatgatggaggagctgagacagatccacactggagtccagagagcaggaagatgattgagtctctgggaaaactggcttttgagcagctgcagaaaggaaacctgatcttttatgaatcagacctgacagagtgtggcatcgatatctcagcagcctcagtgtactcaggagtgttcacacagatctttaaagaggagagagggctgtaccaggagaaggtgttctgcttcatccatctgagtgttcaggagtttctggctgctcttcatgtccatctgaccttcatcaactctggaGTCAACCTGATGGTGGAACAACAAACAACCTCTGTGTGGTCAAACATATTTAACAAACCTAATCTAAAACATCTCCATCAGATTTCTGTGGACAGGGCCTTACagagtccaaatggacacctggacctgttcctccgcttcctcctgggtctttccctgcagaccaatcagaggctcctacgaggcctgcagacacagacaggaagtagctcacagaccaatcaggaaacagtcgattacatcaagaagaagatcagtgagaatctgtctgcagagagaagcatcaatctgttccactgtctgaatgaactgaatgatcgttctctagtggaggagatccaacaggccctgagttcaggacgtctctccacagataatctgtctcctgctcagtggtcagctctggtcttcatcttactgtcatcaggaaaacctctggatgagtttgacctgaagaaatactctgcttcagaggaggctcttctgaggctgctgccagtggtcaaagtCTCCAACAAAGCTCT ACTGAgtggctgtaacctctcagagagaagctgtgcagctctgtcctcagctctcagctcccagtcctccagcctgacagaactggacctgagtaacaacaacctgcaggattcaggagtgaagcagctgtctgatggactgaagagtccaaactgtaaCCTGGAAGCTCTCAG ACTGAGtgtctgtaacctctcagagggaagctgtgcagctctgtcctcagctctcagctcccagtcctccaggctgacagaactggacctgagtaacaacgacctgcaggattcaggagtgaagcagctttctgatggactgaagagtctAAACTGTAACCTGGAAGCTCTCAG cctgtcaggctgtctgatcacagaggaaggctgtgcttctctggctgaagctgtgacctccaacccctcccatctgagagagctggacctgagctacaaccaccCAGGAGACTCAGGAGGgaagctgctgagggctgcactgaaggatccacacaaactcag ggtggagcctgctggagaacgatggctgacaccaggtctgaggaagt attcctgccaactcacaatcgacacaaacacagtgaacagaAAACTGAAACTGTCTTACTACAACACGAAG AAAACATCCTGGTGGAACCTGGACTGCTTGTGTGGAGTCCCGCCAGGTCCACGAGTCCAGCCTGGAAGGAACCAAAGGATGGACTCGTTTTTCAGCATCACGCTGAGACAGGATGCTCCTGATGTTCTCTATTTCTAG
- the LOC142385388 gene encoding protein NLRC3-like isoform X2, translating into MDQCEDTKTTLCGEHESQSKAQRNQPEPEPEPEPEPEPEPEPEPEPELEHEPEPEPEPEPEPEPEPEPEPSCVSFKSDLSKEFFINFQPDVPSAQQIHQRPGPGPGPGPGPGPSCVSMTSDRSMYRPIEFKSDQHPSPQRVDQQSSEGPSGPSAQQHQTQLDSIFMLLEDNMLTFVKEELKKIQKVLSPDYPECLESQREGEDEEQRSSREALVKITVHFLRRMKQEELADRLQSKLCGRKLKSALKKKFQCVFEGIPKVGKPTLLNQIYTELYITEGGTGEVNDEHEVRQIETASRKAGRAETSIRQEDIFKVPPGRDEPVRTVMTKGVAGIGKTVLTQKFTLDWAEGKANQDIQFMFPFTFRELNVLRERKFSLVELVHHFFTETREAGICSFEQFQVVFIFDGLDECRLPLDFHSKEPLTDATEPTSVDVLLTNLIRGNLLPSARLWITTRPAAANQIPSGCVGMVTEVRGFTDPQKEEYFRKRCRDEDQASRIISHIQTSRSLHIMCHIPVFCWITATVLEDVLETRERRKLPKTLTEMYIHLLVVQAKVKKLKYDGGAETDPHWSPESRKMIESLGKLAFEQLQKGNLIFYESDLTECGIDISAASVYSGVFTQIFKEERGLYQEKVFCFIHLSVQEFLAALHVHLTFINSGVNLMVEQQTTSVWSNIFNKPNLKHLHQISVDRALQSPNGHLDLFLRFLLGLSLQTNQRLLRGLQTQTGSSSQTNQETVDYIKKKISENLSAERSINLFHCLNELNDRSLVEEIQQALSSGRLSTDNLSPAQWSALVFILLSSGKPLDEFDLKKYSASEEALLRLLPVVKVSNKALLSGCNLSERSCAALSSALSSQSSSLTELDLSNNNLQDSGVKQLSDGLKSPNCNLEALSLSGCLITEEGCASLAEAVTSNPSHLRELDLSYNHPGDSGGKLLRAALKDPHKLRVEPAGERWLTPGLRKYSCQLTIDTNTVNRKLKLSYYNTKVRLVEEVQSYPDHPDRFDALCQLLCRNVLTGRCYWEVEWGGDVDISLSYRGIRKGRRERVFGLNDQSWSLICTDEGYSVCHNKRETSISSHFFFYNRAAVYVDRPAGTLSFYRVSSDTLIHLHTFSTTFTEEPLHPGFGFWSCGSSVSLC; encoded by the exons atggatcagtgtgaggacactaaaaccactctgtgtggggaacatgagagccagagcaaagctcagag gaaccagcctgaaccagaaccagaaccagaacctgaaccagaaccagaacctgaacctgaacctgaaccagaacttGAAcatgaaccagaacctgaaccagaacctgaaccagaacctgaaccagaacctgaaccagaacccagctgtgtgtcctttaagagcgacCTGTCAAAAGAATTCTTCATTAATTTCCAGCCTGATGTTCCATCAGCCCAACA gatccatcagagacccggacctggacctggacctggacctggacctggacccagctgtgtgtccatgaCGAGCGACCGGTCGATGTATCGTCCTATTGAATTCAAATCAGACCAACATCCAtcccctcagag agtggaccagcagagctcagagggtcccagtggtccgtctgcccagcagcatcaaacacagctggactccatatttatg ctgctggaggacaacatgctcacttttgtgaaggaggagctgaagaagatacagaaggttctgagtccagattacccagaatgcttagagagtcagagggagggtgaggatgaagagcagaggagcagcagagaggcgttagtgaagatcacagttcacttcctgaggagaatgaagcaggaggagctggctgaccgtctgcagagca aactTTGTGGACGTAAACTTAAAtctgctctgaagaagaagttccagtgtgtgtttgaggggattcctaaagtaggaaagccaacccttctgaatcagatctacacagagctctacatcacagagggagggaccggagaggtcaatgatgaacatgaggtcagacagattgaaacagcatccaggaaagcaggcagagcagaaacatccatcagacaagaagacatctttaaagtcccacctggaagagatgaaccagtcagaacagtgatgacaaagggagtggctggcattgggaaaacagtcttaacacagaagttcactctggactgggctgaaggcaaagccaaccaggacatccagtTCATGTTTCCgttcactttcagagagctgaatgtgctgagagagagaaagttcagcttggtggaacttgttcatcacttctttactgaaaccagagaagcaggaatctgcagctttgaacagttccaggttgtgttcatctttgacggtctggatgagtgtcgacttcctctggacttccacagcaaggagcccctgactgatgctacagagcccacctcagtggatgtgctgctgacaaacctcatcagggggaacctgcttccctctgctcgcctctggataaccacacgacctgcagcagccaatcagatcccttctggctgtgttggcatggtgacagaggtcagagggttcactgacccacagaaggaggagtacttcaggaagagatgcagagatgaggatcaggccagcaggatcatctcccacatccagacatcacgaagcctccacatcatgtgccacatcccggtcttctgctggatcactgctacagttctggaggatgtgttggaaaccAGAGAGAGAAGAAAACTTCCCAAgaccctgactgagatgtacatccacctcctggtggttcaggccaaagtgaagaagctcaagtatgatggaggagctgagacagatccacactggagtccagagagcaggaagatgattgagtctctgggaaaactggcttttgagcagctgcagaaaggaaacctgatcttttatgaatcagacctgacagagtgtggcatcgatatctcagcagcctcagtgtactcaggagtgttcacacagatctttaaagaggagagagggctgtaccaggagaaggtgttctgcttcatccatctgagtgttcaggagtttctggctgctcttcatgtccatctgaccttcatcaactctggaGTCAACCTGATGGTGGAACAACAAACAACCTCTGTGTGGTCAAACATATTTAACAAACCTAATCTAAAACATCTCCATCAGATTTCTGTGGACAGGGCCTTACagagtccaaatggacacctggacctgttcctccgcttcctcctgggtctttccctgcagaccaatcagaggctcctacgaggcctgcagacacagacaggaagtagctcacagaccaatcaggaaacagtcgattacatcaagaagaagatcagtgagaatctgtctgcagagagaagcatcaatctgttccactgtctgaatgaactgaatgatcgttctctagtggaggagatccaacaggccctgagttcaggacgtctctccacagataatctgtctcctgctcagtggtcagctctggtcttcatcttactgtcatcaggaaaacctctggatgagtttgacctgaagaaatactctgcttcagaggaggctcttctgaggctgctgccagtggtcaaagtCTCCAACAAAGCTCT ACTGAgtggctgtaacctctcagagagaagctgtgcagctctgtcctcagctctcagctcccagtcctccagcctgacagaactggacctgagtaacaacaacctgcaggattcaggagtgaagcagctgtctgatggactgaagagtccaaactgtaaCCTGGAAGCTCTCAG cctgtcaggctgtctgatcacagaggaaggctgtgcttctctggctgaagctgtgacctccaacccctcccatctgagagagctggacctgagctacaaccaccCAGGAGACTCAGGAGGgaagctgctgagggctgcactgaaggatccacacaaactcag ggtggagcctgctggagaacgatggctgacaccaggtctgaggaagt attcctgccaactcacaatcgacacaaacacagtgaacagaAAACTGAAACTGTCTTACTACAACACGAAGGTGAGACTTGTGGAGGaggttcagtcatatcctgatcatccagacagatttgaTGCCCTGtgtcagctgctgtgtagaaacgttctgactggtcgctgttactgggaggtcgagtgggGAGGAGATGTTGATATATCAttgagttacagaggaatcaggaAAGGACGCAGAGAACGTGTGTTTGGATTgaatgatcagtcctggagtctgatCTGCACTGATGAAGGTTACTCTGTCTGTCACAATAAGAGAGAAACATCCATCTCCTCCCACTTCTTCTTCtataacagagcagcagtgtatgtggaccgtcctgctggcactctgtccttctacagagtctcctctgacactctgatccacctccacaccttcagcaccacattcactgaagaacctctgcatcctggatttgGGTTCTGGTCATGTGGTTCCTcagtgtctctgtgctga
- the LOC142385388 gene encoding uncharacterized protein LOC142385388 isoform X1 encodes MDQCEDTKTTLCGEHESQSKAQRNQPEPEPEPEPEPEPEPEPEPEPELEHEPEPEPEPEPEPEPEPEPEPSCVSFKSDLSKEFFINFQPDVPSAQQIHQRPGPGPGPGPGPGPSCVSMTSDRSMYRPIEFKSDQHPSPQRVDQQSSEGPSGPSAQQHQTQLDSIFMLLEDNMLTFVKEELKKIQKVLSPDYPECLESQREGEDEEQRSSREALVKITVHFLRRMKQEELADRLQSKLCGRKLKSALKKKFQCVFEGIPKVGKPTLLNQIYTELYITEGGTGEVNDEHEVRQIETASRKAGRAETSIRQEDIFKVPPGRDEPVRTVMTKGVAGIGKTVLTQKFTLDWAEGKANQDIQFMFPFTFRELNVLRERKFSLVELVHHFFTETREAGICSFEQFQVVFIFDGLDECRLPLDFHSKEPLTDATEPTSVDVLLTNLIRGNLLPSARLWITTRPAAANQIPSGCVGMVTEVRGFTDPQKEEYFRKRCRDEDQASRIISHIQTSRSLHIMCHIPVFCWITATVLEDVLETRERRKLPKTLTEMYIHLLVVQAKVKKLKYDGGAETDPHWSPESRKMIESLGKLAFEQLQKGNLIFYESDLTECGIDISAASVYSGVFTQIFKEERGLYQEKVFCFIHLSVQEFLAALHVHLTFINSGVNLMVEQQTTSVWSNIFNKPNLKHLHQISVDRALQSPNGHLDLFLRFLLGLSLQTNQRLLRGLQTQTGSSSQTNQETVDYIKKKISENLSAERSINLFHCLNELNDRSLVEEIQQALSSGRLSTDNLSPAQWSALVFILLSSGKPLDEFDLKKYSASEEALLRLLPVVKVSNKALLSGCNLSERSCAALSSALSSQSSSLTELDLSNNNLQDSGVKQLSDGLKSPNCNLEALRLSVCNLSEGSCAALSSALSSQSSRLTELDLSNNDLQDSGVKQLSDGLKSLNCNLEALSLSGCLITEEGCASLAEAVTSNPSHLRELDLSYNHPGDSGGKLLRAALKDPHKLRVEPAGERWLTPGLRKYSCQLTIDTNTVNRKLKLSYYNTKVRLVEEVQSYPDHPDRFDALCQLLCRNVLTGRCYWEVEWGGDVDISLSYRGIRKGRRERVFGLNDQSWSLICTDEGYSVCHNKRETSISSHFFFYNRAAVYVDRPAGTLSFYRVSSDTLIHLHTFSTTFTEEPLHPGFGFWSCGSSVSLC; translated from the exons atggatcagtgtgaggacactaaaaccactctgtgtggggaacatgagagccagagcaaagctcagag gaaccagcctgaaccagaaccagaaccagaacctgaaccagaaccagaacctgaacctgaacctgaaccagaacttGAAcatgaaccagaacctgaaccagaacctgaaccagaacctgaaccagaacctgaaccagaacccagctgtgtgtcctttaagagcgacCTGTCAAAAGAATTCTTCATTAATTTCCAGCCTGATGTTCCATCAGCCCAACA gatccatcagagacccggacctggacctggacctggacctggacctggacccagctgtgtgtccatgaCGAGCGACCGGTCGATGTATCGTCCTATTGAATTCAAATCAGACCAACATCCAtcccctcagag agtggaccagcagagctcagagggtcccagtggtccgtctgcccagcagcatcaaacacagctggactccatatttatg ctgctggaggacaacatgctcacttttgtgaaggaggagctgaagaagatacagaaggttctgagtccagattacccagaatgcttagagagtcagagggagggtgaggatgaagagcagaggagcagcagagaggcgttagtgaagatcacagttcacttcctgaggagaatgaagcaggaggagctggctgaccgtctgcagagca aactTTGTGGACGTAAACTTAAAtctgctctgaagaagaagttccagtgtgtgtttgaggggattcctaaagtaggaaagccaacccttctgaatcagatctacacagagctctacatcacagagggagggaccggagaggtcaatgatgaacatgaggtcagacagattgaaacagcatccaggaaagcaggcagagcagaaacatccatcagacaagaagacatctttaaagtcccacctggaagagatgaaccagtcagaacagtgatgacaaagggagtggctggcattgggaaaacagtcttaacacagaagttcactctggactgggctgaaggcaaagccaaccaggacatccagtTCATGTTTCCgttcactttcagagagctgaatgtgctgagagagagaaagttcagcttggtggaacttgttcatcacttctttactgaaaccagagaagcaggaatctgcagctttgaacagttccaggttgtgttcatctttgacggtctggatgagtgtcgacttcctctggacttccacagcaaggagcccctgactgatgctacagagcccacctcagtggatgtgctgctgacaaacctcatcagggggaacctgcttccctctgctcgcctctggataaccacacgacctgcagcagccaatcagatcccttctggctgtgttggcatggtgacagaggtcagagggttcactgacccacagaaggaggagtacttcaggaagagatgcagagatgaggatcaggccagcaggatcatctcccacatccagacatcacgaagcctccacatcatgtgccacatcccggtcttctgctggatcactgctacagttctggaggatgtgttggaaaccAGAGAGAGAAGAAAACTTCCCAAgaccctgactgagatgtacatccacctcctggtggttcaggccaaagtgaagaagctcaagtatgatggaggagctgagacagatccacactggagtccagagagcaggaagatgattgagtctctgggaaaactggcttttgagcagctgcagaaaggaaacctgatcttttatgaatcagacctgacagagtgtggcatcgatatctcagcagcctcagtgtactcaggagtgttcacacagatctttaaagaggagagagggctgtaccaggagaaggtgttctgcttcatccatctgagtgttcaggagtttctggctgctcttcatgtccatctgaccttcatcaactctggaGTCAACCTGATGGTGGAACAACAAACAACCTCTGTGTGGTCAAACATATTTAACAAACCTAATCTAAAACATCTCCATCAGATTTCTGTGGACAGGGCCTTACagagtccaaatggacacctggacctgttcctccgcttcctcctgggtctttccctgcagaccaatcagaggctcctacgaggcctgcagacacagacaggaagtagctcacagaccaatcaggaaacagtcgattacatcaagaagaagatcagtgagaatctgtctgcagagagaagcatcaatctgttccactgtctgaatgaactgaatgatcgttctctagtggaggagatccaacaggccctgagttcaggacgtctctccacagataatctgtctcctgctcagtggtcagctctggtcttcatcttactgtcatcaggaaaacctctggatgagtttgacctgaagaaatactctgcttcagaggaggctcttctgaggctgctgccagtggtcaaagtCTCCAACAAAGCTCT ACTGAgtggctgtaacctctcagagagaagctgtgcagctctgtcctcagctctcagctcccagtcctccagcctgacagaactggacctgagtaacaacaacctgcaggattcaggagtgaagcagctgtctgatggactgaagagtccaaactgtaaCCTGGAAGCTCTCAG ACTGAGtgtctgtaacctctcagagggaagctgtgcagctctgtcctcagctctcagctcccagtcctccaggctgacagaactggacctgagtaacaacgacctgcaggattcaggagtgaagcagctttctgatggactgaagagtctAAACTGTAACCTGGAAGCTCTCAG cctgtcaggctgtctgatcacagaggaaggctgtgcttctctggctgaagctgtgacctccaacccctcccatctgagagagctggacctgagctacaaccaccCAGGAGACTCAGGAGGgaagctgctgagggctgcactgaaggatccacacaaactcag ggtggagcctgctggagaacgatggctgacaccaggtctgaggaagt attcctgccaactcacaatcgacacaaacacagtgaacagaAAACTGAAACTGTCTTACTACAACACGAAGGTGAGACTTGTGGAGGaggttcagtcatatcctgatcatccagacagatttgaTGCCCTGtgtcagctgctgtgtagaaacgttctgactggtcgctgttactgggaggtcgagtgggGAGGAGATGTTGATATATCAttgagttacagaggaatcaggaAAGGACGCAGAGAACGTGTGTTTGGATTgaatgatcagtcctggagtctgatCTGCACTGATGAAGGTTACTCTGTCTGTCACAATAAGAGAGAAACATCCATCTCCTCCCACTTCTTCTTCtataacagagcagcagtgtatgtggaccgtcctgctggcactctgtccttctacagagtctcctctgacactctgatccacctccacaccttcagcaccacattcactgaagaacctctgcatcctggatttgGGTTCTGGTCATGTGGTTCCTcagtgtctctgtgctga